ctcagtactgaccctctgacagtgcggcactccctcagtactgaccctctgacagtgcggcactccctcagtactgaccctctgacagtgcggcactccctcagcactgaccctctgacagcgcggcactccctcagcactgaccctctgacagtgcggcactccctcagcactgaccctctgacagtgcagaatgcCAACATTCCCAGCTGTCCTGATGGAATTTCAACACAATGTAATTCCAAAGGATTTGATGTCAGATGTTCCTCCTCTTGTTGCGAAAGTCTTCAAACATGGCAATGTCTCGGGGCGGGGCTGTTTCTAAACTCGCTCCCTGCTCCAGCTGCGTTGAGGGAGTTGGCGGATtagaaggggaggtgggggccgGGAGAGGAGGCTTAAACAACACTGGGTCCAAGAGGACGAGAAAGGTTACGCTGGCATTGAATCTCTCCTTCTCTGTGCTAGATGGCCACAACATTACCATTGACTTCCAAGGATGTGTCTCCGAATCCGTTTGTTTGCTGGTCTCCACCAAGATTATCTTCGGGGCGGAAACTGGGAAGCAGTTTGAGTGCTGCGATGGGCATCTCTGCAATGGAAGTTCCCGGCTCGAGTCTGTCCCTGTGGCGTTGCTGGTCCTGTGTCTGTATCTCCTCGTCTCTAACAACAACTGACATTTGTATCGTGTAGCGGAAGGGTGGCACCGTTACCTTTGCATCTTTCTGCATGTCATTACCGATCGGCCATTTTGACATTATTTATTGGTAACACCTGCCGGGGTTCAGTGTTGTATGTCGGACAAATGAACGGAcagcagtggggagtgtgtggcgGGAACTCACCGGAGGCCAGAGGGGAGGGCGATACTGACTGGTGAGTCAGATTTGTACGAGTTGACATgggccaccctccctctcccaataCTCAAAAGTCTTGACTCCCATCGCTCGCCCAGCACCACTGGAAACAGAAgaacaggagaggccattcagcccctccatcctGTTCCCCCGTCAACGCTCTCACCCCAGAAAATGCTTCCTTTTTAAATGCGAAGACTCTAGAAATTTTTgtccttttttttgaaaaaaggcacccccccgcaacccccctccccgaaaggacactgctgttcctggaagagaCAACATTCTCAGGAGAAAAGGTACTTAAGCAGTTTTAATGGCGCGGAATATGTCTTAACCCTGGAGGGCCATTCACAAGAGGGTCACCTGAGA
This region of Mustelus asterias unplaced genomic scaffold, sMusAst1.hap1.1 HAP1_SCAFFOLD_3569, whole genome shotgun sequence genomic DNA includes:
- the LOC144490668 gene encoding phospholipase A2 inhibitor gamma subunit B-like — its product is MSCCSNDLCNTGPDLEELNGQYCLGCLHMLNDFKCNRTGVVHCKGSQTKCGSLRSVHKKDGHNITIDFQGCVSESVCLLVSTKIIFGAETGKQFECCDGHLCNGSSRLESVPVALLVLCLYLLVSNNN